The Homo sapiens chromosome 5, GRCh38.p14 Primary Assembly genome includes a window with the following:
- the CAMK4 gene encoding calcium/calmodulin-dependent protein kinase type IV isoform 2 (isoform 2 is encoded by transcript variant 4), protein MKTVCGTPGYCAPEILRGCAYGPEVDMWSVGIITYILLCGFEPFYDERGDQFMFRRILNCEYYFISPWWDEVSLNAKDLVRKLIVLDPKKRLTTFQALQHPWVTGKAANFVHMDTAQKKLQEFNARRKLKAAVKAVVASSRLGSASSSHGSIQESHKASRDPSPIQDGNEDMKAIPEGEKIQGDGAQAAVKGAQAELMKVQALEKVKGADINAEEAPKMVPKAVEDGIKVADLELEEGLAEEKLKTVEEAAAPREGQGSSAVGFEVPQQDVILPEY, encoded by the exons CACCTGAAATTCTTAGAGGTTGTGCCTATGGACCTGAGGTGGACATGTGGTCTGTAGGAATAATCACCTACATCTT ACTTTGTGGATTTGAACCATTCTATGATGAAAGAGGCGATCAGTTCATGTTCAGGAGAATTCTGAATTGTGAATATTACTTTATCTCCCCCTGGTGGGATGAAGTATCTCTAAATGCCAAGGACTTG GTCAGAAAATTAATTGTTTTGGATCCAAAGAAACGGCTGACTACATTTCAAGCTCTCCAGCATCCGTGGGTCACAGGTAAAGCAGCCAATTTTGTACACATGGATACCGCTCAAAAGAAGCTCCAAGAATTCAATGCCCGGCGTAAGCTTAAG GCAGCGGTGAAGGCTGTGGTGGCCTCTTCGCGCCTGGGAAGTGCCAGCAGCAGCCATGGCAGCATCCAGGAGAGCCACAAGGCTAGCCGAGACCCTTCTCCAATCCAAGATGGCAACGAGGACATGAAAGCTAttccagaaggagagaaaatTCAAGGCGATGGGGCCCAAGCCGCAGTTAAGGGGGCACAGGCTGAGCTGATGAAGGTGCAAGCCTTAGAGAAAGTTAAAGGTGCAGATATAAATGCTGAAGAGGCCCCCAAAATGGTGCCCAAGGCAGTGGAGGATGGGATAAAGGTGGCTGACCTGGAACTAGAGGAGGGCCTAGCAGAGGAGAAGCTGAAGACTGTGGAGGAGGCAGCAGCTCCCAGAGAAGGGCAAGGAAGCTCTGCTGTGGGTTTTGAAGTTCCACAGCAAGATGTGATCCTGCCAGAGTACTAA